The stretch of DNA CGTTTGCGCAAGCAATCGGCGAAGTGAACGCAAAGACCGCCGCGCTCCAGCAAGAGGTACAGGAGCATCGCCGCACCGTAGCGGCGCGCGACCATCATGCCGAGCGGGAGCGGCTGTTCAGCGCGGCGGTCGAATCCTCCAACGACGCCATCATCACGACGTCGCTCGACGGCACCATCACCGGCTGGAACTCGGCGGCGGAGCGGCTGTTCGGCTACAGCGCGGCGGAAGCCACGGGCGAGAACATCACGCTGCTTGTACCCGAAGACCGGCTGCCGGAGCTGCAGGACGCGCTGCGCCGGATCGGCTGGGGCGAAAGCATCGAAGCCAGTGAAACAGTGCGGCTGCGAAAAGGTGGAGGGCGGATCGAAGTTGCGCTCAGCATCTCCCCGATCAAGTCCCCCTCAGGCGCGACCATCGGCATCTCGAAGGTGGCGCGCGACATCACCGAAACCAACAAGACCCGGCAGGTGCTGCGTCGGCAGACCGAAGAGCTTCGCCGCATCTTCGAGACCTCGCAGGATCTGATCATGGTGATGGATGCCAGAGGATTTCTGGTTCAGATCAGCCCGAGCAGCGAGGCCATATTGGGCTACCGGCCGGAGGAAATGATCGGCCGCAGCGGCGAGGACTTCATTCATCCCGACCATCTCGAGACCTCACGCAAGGAAATGCGCGCGGCACGGCGCGGGCAGCGCCCGAAGATGTCCGACACGCGCTGCATCCACAAGAACGGGCGAGAGGTGTGGCTGTCATGGCTCGGAACATGGTCCGAGCCGGCCAGGCGCTTCTTCTTCGTCGGCCGCGACATGACCGAGAGCCGGCTGGCGCAGGAGGCGCTGCGCGAAAGCGAACGACTGGCGCGCGGCATCGTCGACACGGCGCTCGATGCCTTCGTCCAGATCGACGAGAAGGGCTTCATCCGGGACTGGAATGCGCAGGCGGAAAATATCTTTGGATGGTCGCGCGATGAAGCGCTAGGGAAGAACGTGTTCGAACTGATGGGCCAGCCGGACGGGCATGGCCCTCTCAAGAAAGCCCTGCAGTCCTTCCTGCTTTCCGGCAACGAGGCGGTCCGCCAGCCCCGCCGTGAGCTCGAGATAAGGCGACGGGACGGAAAGAAGATCACTGCGGAGCTGAGCATCGCCGCGCTGAGAACGCGCGGTGGCTTCGTGTTCAACGGATTCGTCCGCGATCTCACCGACAAGATCGCCGCCGAGGAGCGGATCAGGCAGGCCGAGAAGATGGAGGCGATGGGCCAGCTCACCGGCGGCATCGCGCACGACTTCAACAACATTCTCACCGTGATCACGGGAACGATCGAAATCCTGGCCGACGCCGTCAAGGGCGAGCCGCAACTCGCCGCCATCACGCGAATGATTGACGAGGCGGCGTCGCGCGGCGCCGACCTCACCCAGCACCTGCTCGCATTCGCGCGCAAGCAGCCGCTCGAGCCGAAGGTAACCGACGTCAACACGCTGATCATCGACACCGCGAAACTGCTGCAGCGGACGCTCGGCGAGCATGTCGAGATCGAATCCGTGTTCGAAGACGAGACCTGTCCGGCGATCGTCGACCCCAATCAACTCGCCACCGCGATCCTCAACCTGGCCCTCAACGCCCGCGACGCCATGCCGGATGGCGGCAAGCTGATCATCGAAACCGGCTTCGTCATTCTCGATGACAATTATGCGAGGATGCACAGCGACGTCCGGCCCGGCCGCTACGCCATGATCGGGGTGAGCGATACCGGGGCCGGCATCCCGGCAGCGATGCTCGACAAGGTATTCAATCCGTTCTTCACCTCAAAAGGCCCCGGCAAGGGCACCGGCCTCGGACTGAGCATGGTGTACGGCTTTATCAAGCAATCGGCCGGCCACATCATGATCTACAGCGAGGAGGGCCATGGCACGACGATCAAGATGTACCTGCCGCCGGCCACGGGCACCTTGCCGGCGGCCGAGCCGGCACTGGCGCAGGCCGTCGAAGGCGGTCGCGAAACGATTCTGGTGGTGGAGGACGACAAGCTGGTGCGCGACTATGTGCTGGCGCAACTGCATTCACTCGGTTACGTCACGCTGGACGCGGCGAACGCAACCGAAGCCCTCGCGCTCGTCCGTATCGGCCATGCGTTCGACCTGCTGTTCACCGACGTGATCATGCCCGGCATAAACGGCCGCCAGCTCGCCGACGAGATCGCGAAGGTCAAGCCCGGGTTGAGGGTACTGTTCACCTCGGGCTATACCGAGAATGCCATCATTCATCACGGCCGGCTCGACGAAGGCGTATTGCTGCTCGCCAAGCCCTACCGGAAATCGGATATGGCGATCATGATTCGCAAAGCGCTCGCCGACTGAACGCCGCGGAGCGCGCATCCAGCGCCGCGGCTGTCCCCGATCAGGCCCGTGTGCCTGCGATCAGAACCATAATCAGATTTGGCCCTGACGCTGGGTGGTCATTACGATCCGGACAAGGTCGGCCGCATTCCGCGCGCCGAGCTTCTTCATGATATTGGCGCGGTGATCCTCGATCGTGCGCGGGCTGATTCCGAGATGCCGTCCCGCTTCCTTGTTGGAAGCGCCGGCGGTGAACTGTTCCAGCACCTCGCGTTCGCGCCGCGTGAGCGGTTCGCGTCCCGGAAAATGCAGGGTCGCGATTCGAGATGCCGAATTCTCCGCCTGCCGGCGAGCATAGGCCTCGATCGCCTCATCGAGCCGCGCCACGATTTCGCTGCCGCGAAACGGCTTTTCGATGAAGTCCAGCGCGCCGTTCTTGATGGCGCTGACCGCCATGGCGATGTCGCCCTGCCCGGAGATCATGAAGATCGGCGCAGGGTAATCCTCACCATGCAGCTCTCTCAGAATATCGAGACCGGACTTACCGGGGATATGCACATCGAGCAGGATGCAGGCTGGCGTCCGCGTTCGCGCAATCGCCAGCAGGGCGGCGCCATCGGCGAAACAGATGACCTGATAGCCGCCTGCCGTCAGGACCATCGATAGCGTGTCGCGAACGGCAGGGTCGTCGTCGACGACGAAGATCTCCCCACGGGAGGGGACTTTCTCAGCCATGTTCCATCGTCCATGCGTGGTTGAATGTGACTCACACTCGGATAACGGTATCGAACTCCATACCGGACCGTATTTGTACGGGACCACAGCTTAACGCACAAGTAGCAACGCACCCCTAAAAAAGTAACTAAGAAGTGCAACCATGCGGAATGCAGCAGGCGACGGCGTCGCGCAGGCGCCCCTCGGCCAGGATGACGCCTACCGCGCCGTGATTTCGGACCTCCAGAACAGCCTGCGGACGATCGCAAGGGAAACTTCGCCGGAAACTTCGCCCGGCAGCCCCGAGAGTTCCACCAACATCATCGTGCTCGACGACGTGTCTCCTCGCTACATGAAGGCTGCCGCCGCATTGCAGGCCTGCGGCATCAATCTTGGCATTGCCCTGCGCTCTCTGCTGGATCCCGGCGATAGCGATCCATGCGCCTCAAGCCCGCCGGCACTTTCGGTCATCGGGGCGTAAGCCCGACACGGCACCGCCATGCTGGAGCGCACCATGTCCCTCCGCCGCAAACTTTCACCCGGATTTTCTCGCGCCGGTAACTACCTGCTGCGATCGCCGGGCGCAAACGCGTTCCGCGTTTGTCGCGACGGAAAACCGGGAACCCACTTTGCGCTAACGCGGCCGTGCGGGTCCGGATTCTGCTCTAATGCATCGCCTCTTCAGCCTTTGACGAGGCGCCCGACCGCTTCTTGGCGTGCTTGCCTCTCAGAAAGCGGATGTCCATTTCCGTGCCGTTGACGCGAACCAGCTCGCAGCGGCGATAGGCGAGGCCGGTCGACGACAGCAGCAGGAAGAACTCCTTGAGATTGAGGCCTTGAATGGAGCCTTCCACGGTCAGCGTGGCGTCGGTGTCCGAGATCGCGTTGAGCTGGCAGTCCCTGCGCCAGGTCCCGTCGATCGCCATGAGGCAGACGTCATAGCCCCGGCTGAACGTAACCCGCTCGGCGCCTTTGCCCTCCTCTGTCATCGCTCACCGTCCCGCCATCGCCGCGATTTTTGGCATCGACGTTGCCGCCTGCGCAGACGCGGCACGCGCGCCGTTCGGCCGATAGAGACCGCGCCTGTCCGGGAACGGCTTGAAGACATCCGTCAGGCCGACAACCGTTTCCGCCGCGCCCAGCACCAGGAAGCCATCGCCTTCCATCGCCTTGGCGAGACGGCCAAAGATATTGATCTTGGTGTCCTGATCGAAATAGATCAGGACGTTACGGCAGAAGATGACGTCAAAGGTGCCGAGCTGGGAGAAATCGTGCAGCAGGTTCAGTTGCCGGTGCTGAACCATGGCGCGCAGCTCCGGGCTGATCTGCCAGAGTTCGCCGTTCTGCTTGAAATATTTGACGAGCAGTTGAATCGGAAGGCCGCGCTGGACCTCGAACTGGCTGTAGACGCCCGACTTCGATTTCTCGAGCACTTCGGTGGACAGGTCGGTCGCGATGATTTCGACGCGCCATCCGGCAAGCGTCGCGCCCATTTCCTTCAGCGACATGGCAAGCGAATACGGCTCCTGGCCGGTCGAGCCGGCGGCGCACCATATTCTGATGCTCTTGCGACCGGCGCGCGCCTTCAACAACTCCGGCATGATCGTGTCGCGGAAGTGTTCGAACGGCACCTTGTCGCGGAAGAAGAAGGTTTCGTTGGTGGTCATGGCTTCGACCACCTGGGCGATGATCGTTGACGATCCGCCCTTCATTTTCTGCACGAGTTCGCCGATGCCCGGCACACCGCATTTGCGCGACAGCGGAAGCAGGCGGCTTTCGATCAGATATTGCTTGTCTGCGGACAGGTCGAGACCGGAATGATCCTTCAGGAGCTTACGCAGATACTCATAGTCTGGCGGGGTCACGGGGGCCTCTCAAGGGCAAGCGGATAAGATTTAGACCGAGCTCTGTTCGTTAAGCGCGACCAGACCGACTTCCTGGAATTTTGCGGCGACGATGTCCTTGTCGAACGGCTTCATGATGTATTCGTTGGCGCCGGCATGCAGCGCACGCGAGATATGATCCATGCCGTTCTCGGTGGTGCAGAACACCACCTTGGGCGCATCGCCGCCGGGCAGGCGGCGCAGATGGCCGAGGAATTCGTAGCCGTCCATGACCGGCATGTTCCAGTCGAGCAAAACCGCCGTAGGCATGGCGCTCCTGCAGGCCTCGAGTGCCTGCTCACCGTCCTCGGCCTCGGTGATCTGGAAGTCCATATCTTCCAGGATACGGCGCGCGATCTTTCGCACGACGCTGGAGTCATCGACCACAAGACAGGTTTTCATTTTGGGCTTCCTTGCTTGACGCGCGGCGCTACGCTGGGAGGGTTGTTTTCGGCACGATTTCGAGAACGCGATCGACGTCGAGGACGACCATGAGCTGGCCGTCGAGACGGTGAACGCCGCCGGCCAGCTTGGCCATGCGGGGGTCGAGATTGACGGGGTTTTCCTCGCGGCCGTTGTCGTGAAGTTTCAAGACCTCGCCGATCTGGTCGATCAAAAGGCCGTAGGACTCGCCGCGCAGATCGACGCCGACCGCCATCGGCGGCTTGCCGTCGTCGTTCTTCGGCAGGCCCAGGCGGGCGCGCATGTCGACCACGGTGACGATGCGGCCGCGCAGGTTGAGCACGCCGGCGATCTCGCTGGAGGCCAGCGGCACCCGCGTCAGCCGTTCCGGCATGAACACGTCCTGCACCCGCGAGATCGGCAGGCCGAACAATTGCCCGCCGATCACGGCGGTGACGTATTCGGCCACGGTGCCCTCGATGGTCTCGGTCTTGGTTGTCATGGTCACTTACCTTGTTTGAGCATGATCTTTTCGGAAAACCGGTTCCCACTTTTCCGGATCATGCTCTATTCCTTAGGCCGCGTTCCTGACCTCGGCGGTCTGTTCCTTCAGCGCCGCGATCAGGCCGGGACGGTCGAACTTGGCGACGTAATCGTGGAAGCCGGCCTGCCGCCCGCGCTCGATCGCCGCCGGCGATACCAGCGAGGACAGCGCGATGATCGGCATCGTGCTCAGATTGTTGTCGGCGCGGATCGTCTCGGCAAACTCGAAGCCGTTCATGTCCGGCATTTCGATGTCGGTCAGCACCACATCGTAGGTCTGGTTCGAACGCAGCGCGGCGAGCCCCTCCTGCGCGTTGACGGCGACCCGCACCTTGTAGCCGGCGGCCTTCAGGACCGGCGCCAGCATGTTGCGGAAGAACGCTGAGTCGTCGACCAGCAGCACCGATCGCGCCGTCGAAGATTCCCGCATCTCCTTGCGCGAGAACCAGTCGGCAAACGCCATCGGCAGGAAGTGGCCGACGTCGATCACTTCGGTGGCCTGGCCCTTGATCACGGCCGACCCCAGGATGCCGTCCTGCTGGCCGGCGACCTCGATGTGCAGCCGCTCCTCGACGATGTCGATGATCTCGTCGACCACGAGCCCCATCGAGCGGCCGTCGTCGGCGAACACCAGGATCGGCTGCGAGCCTGTGGTCTGGACGGTGACCCCCTTCATCTGCACCAGCGGCATCAATTGCTCGCGGTACTGCACCATGTAGCGGCCGTTTGAGAGCTCGATCTTGTCGGTGGCGATCTCCTCCAGCCGGGTGACGAGCCCGAGCGGGACCGCCTTGGGCTGGCTGGAACCGGCGCGGAACACCAAGAGCGAGGTGAGCTGCTCGCCGCCGATCGCATGTGCCGCGGAAGCCTCGTCGGCCATCTCATGGGCCGAGGCGCCGGAGGCGCCGAGCGCCTTGGCGATGCCGTTGGGATCGATGATCATGATGACGGCGCCATCGCCCAGAATGGTGTTGCCGGAGAACATGTCGATGTGCCGCAGCTTGGTCGACATCGGCTTGACCACGATTTCTTCGGTGTGGAACACGCCGTCGACCACGATGCCAAAGGTCTGGCTGCCGACCTGCGTCACCACGATGAAGCCGTTCTCGGGATCGCTTGACGAACCGTCGTCGATCTTCAGCAGCTTCTTCAGGTGCATCAGCGGCAACAGCTTGTTGCGCAACCTGAGGACCGCGGTGTCCTTGATGCGCTCGATGCGGTGTTCGGAGTTGGCGCGCGCCCGCACCAGCTCGACCACGGAGAGCTGCGGGATCGCAAAGCGGTCGCCGGCGGCCTCCACGATCAGGGCCGAGACGATGGCCAAGGTCAGCGGGATCTTGATGGTGACGGAAGAGCCCTCGCCGGCCACCGACTTGATGTCGATGGTGCCGCCGATCTGGTCGATATTGGTGCGCACCACGTCCATGCCGACGCCGCGGCCGGAGACCGAGGTGACGGCAGCCGCGGTGGAGAAGCCCGGAGCGAAGATGAACTTGTGGATCTGGGCTTCGGTCATCTTCTCCAGCTCGGCCTCGGTGACGAGACCGTTCTGCAGCGCCTTGGCCTTGATCCGCTCGGTGTTGAGCCCGCGGCCATTATCCGCGATGCAGATGATGATGTGGCCGCCCTCGTGATAGGCCGAAAGCCTGATGGTGCCCTGCTCGCCCTTGCCGGAGGCCAGCCGCTCGGCCGGGGTCTCCAGGCCGTGGTCGGCGGAGTTGCGCACCATGTGCGTCAACGGATCCTTGATCAGGTCGAGCACCTGGCGGTCGAGCTCGGTGTCGGCGCCGTGCATCTCGAGCTCGATCTGCTTGCCGAGTTCGCCGGAGAGGTCGCGGACGATGCGCGGCAGCTTCTGCCAGGCATTGCCGATCGGCTGCATCCGCGTCTTCATGACGCCTTCCTGCAGCTCGGCGGTGACGTTGGAGAGTCGCTGCAGCGGCACCTTGAACTCGGTGTCCTCGTTGCGGCGGGAGATCTCCAGCAGCTGGTTGCGGGTCAAGACCAGCTCGGAGACCATGGTCATCAGATGTTCGAGCGTGTCGACGTTGACGCGGATCGACTGGTTGGCGATCTTGTCGGCTTCCTGGACGTCGGCATCCATGGCAACGGGCTTCCGGGCGGGTTTGGCCTTTACTTCCTTTGCGGCCGGCACCGCCTCGGGTTCAGGGGAAGCCTGTTTGGCGGCGGGCGCCGGCTTGGGTGCGGCCGGGGCGACTTCGGTGGCGGTCTCGCGGAAGGCGCGTTCGAGGTCGTCGAGCGAGACTTCGCCGGGACGCAAAGGACGTTCCAGCACCTGGTCCACCAGCGTGCCCGCCGTCATTGCGGGCTGCACCGGCGGTGCGGCCACCACGGGGACAGGCGCGGGTTGAGCGGGCGCTTCGGCCGCCGCATGCTTGGCGCCTTCGGCCATCGCATGCAGCTGCTCGATCAGGTCCTCGTCAGTGCCTTCGGGCTCGGTCTCGGTGGCTTCCAGGCCGGCGAGGATTTCCTTGATGCGGTCGATCGAGGACAGGATCAGCGTCACGGCTTCGGCCTTGACCGGCATGCCGTCGCGGAATTTGCCCATCAGCGTCTCGCCGGCATGGGCCAGCGCTTCCAGCCGCGGCAACCCCAGGAAGCCGCAGGTGCCCTTGATGGTGTGGACCAGGCGAAAGATGTTATCCAGGATCTTCGCGTCGCTCGGGTCCTGCTCGAACCGCACCAACTGATTGTCGACCGTATCCAGGCTCTCGCTGGTCTCCGTCAGGAACTCCCGCAACAGGTCGTCCATAGAGCATGCCTTCCAAAAATCAGATATCGGCCTTCTGCAGACTAACCCTCCGGATTTCACGGCTCCGTTAATTTCACCGTCCGTGCTAATACGGATATGGTGAACAAAATATCGTCGTGGGCGTTCGCGGCGGCGCTGTCGACGACATTTGCGCGGTCGACGACATTTGAAAGTCTCGACGGCAACCGGCCGGCGCGCCGGTTCATGATTTGGAGACTTGCGCGTAGCGACGGTCGCGCCGGTCAGGCTGCAAGCAGCTCGTCTTCGCGCTTCACCAGCTTCCTGATTTCCTTGAGCGCCTTGTAGAGCGCGCCCGCGGCAACATGGGCATTGGCGGCATCGATCGTGACGCGAGCGCCCGGATTGGTCTCGCGCAGCTCGCGCAGGAAGCCTTGATAGGCGGTCCGGTAACGCGGAATGTCGTTTTTCAGATACATGGTCTGAAGGCAGAGATAGAGACGCTTGGCCGGCGTGTTGGCGGTCTCGGCCGTGATGGTGTCTCGCTCGCGCAGTATCGGCGCGTCGCCGTCGATCAGGAATGAGGTGCGCGTGCCGGAATTGACGAGAACAGTTTCGCCGATCACGATCCGTTCAAATGGCTTCAGCTCAACACGTAGCGGCACAATCGTCCCCCGTTCGAACACGCGCGCGAACGCTGCGGCTCACGACGTTTACGAAACATCGTTCGTGCAAATGCGCGGCGAACATGCCGCCATATAATTTTTAGGGATCCTGGATCGATGGTGGCGGCGGGGTTTTCCCCGCCGCCTTGATCGTTGACGTCGCTATCGCGCTTAGCGCAGGAGCTGCAGCACGCTCTGCTGGCTCTGGTTGGCCAGCGCCAGCGCGGACACCGCGATCGACTGACGGGTCGACAGCGCCTGGCTGTTCGCCGCTTCCTCGTTGGTATCGGCCAGCGTCAGGTTCGACGAGCCGGTCTGCAGCACGTTGATCAGGTTCTTCGAGAAGTCCTGACGGATCTGCACGATCGACAGGTTCGAACCGAGGGTAGAAGCCTGCGTGCGCAGCTGGGTCGAGGCGCTGCTCAGGTCGGCAAAAACCCTGTTGGTGGCGGCGTTGTCAATGAAGTCGACGCCGCTGGTCAAGTTCGCCAGGCCGAGGCCGGCGGCATCAAAGTTGACGCCGGTGATGTTCAGGGTCGACTTGCCGGTTTCGTTGAACGTCAGCTTGAGCTGATCGCCGCTGAGCAGGTTGACGCCGTTGAACGACGCGTCCGCCGCGGTGCTGGTGATCTGGGCCAGGATGCCGTTGAACTGGTTCACCAAAGTAGCGCGGGTGTTCTGGGCCTGCGCATCGACGACAGGAGCCACCGCGTTGGTGAAGGACAGCACAGCCGTCACCGTACCGCCGATCGCGCCACCGGAGACCGACGACCCGAGCGTCGACGACGCATAGTCGTTAGCCGTCGAGATCGTGAGCTTGCCCGCAGAGTCGAGCGTGGCGATCTGGTTGTTGGCCTGCAGCGCCGTGTTCAACTGATCGAGGGTCTTGACCGTGCCGTTGGTGCCGTCGCCGAAGGTGACGTTGACTGCCGTGCCGCTATTGAAGGAGGAGAAGGTCAAGGTCTTGCCGTTGATGCCGCCGGCCGCGGAAGTGCGGGCCGCCGTGAACGCATTGTCGGTGCCGGTGTTGCCGCCAAGGCCAAGCGCGCTCAGCGCGTTGCCGGTGCCGGTGATCGCCAGATCCTGGCTGGTGCCGGTCGAAAGCTTCAGCGTGCCGTTGCTGGCGATCGATGAGGCAACCTGACCGGAAGCGGTGGCCAGAGTGGCCGCGCCGCTCGCGTTCGTGGCGGTCTGCACGCCGGTCGCCAGGTCGACGGCCTTGAGCAGGTCGGCAATCGTGGCGGACTGGATGTAGACGGTCGAGTTTCCGCTGCCGTCGGTGACGACGTTGCCGCTCACGCCCGAGCCAGTCGGGACATTCGCCGCAGCCGGGGTAGCGCCGGCGGCGAAGTTGATGGTGTGGCCATTGACATAGAGCGACGAACCGGTCTGCAGCAGCGAACCGAGCGTGTTGGTGTCGGTCGTGCGGGTCGCCTCGACGGTGGCCGTGCCCGAGCCGGTCGCCGGCGTGAGGCCGAGCGCGTTGAGAATGTCAGCCTTGCCGCTGACCGAGAGATCGGCACCGGTCGAACTCTGCAGCTTGACCGCACCGGCAGTGATCGACGAAGCCGTCTGGCCCGAGGCAGGGCTGGTGACCGTCGCGGTGCCGCTGGCGTTCACGGCGGACCGGACGCCGCTGGCAAGATCGATCGCCTGAAGCACGTCGCCCACCGTGGTGGCCGCGTTCAGGTAGACCTTCGAGTTGCCGCTGCCGTCGTTGACGACGTTGCCGCTCACGCCCGAACCGGCCGGAACCGCCGCAGCGGCTGGGGTCGCGGCTGACGTGAAGGTGATGGTCTTGCCGTTCACGGTGAGCACGTCACCGTCAACG from Bradyrhizobium sp. AZCC 1693 encodes:
- a CDS encoding response regulator: MKTCLVVDDSSVVRKIARRILEDMDFQITEAEDGEQALEACRSAMPTAVLLDWNMPVMDGYEFLGHLRRLPGGDAPKVVFCTTENGMDHISRALHAGANEYIMKPFDKDIVAAKFQEVGLVALNEQSSV
- a CDS encoding PAS domain S-box protein — translated: MTLTTRLSIAMIALVAVAVSAVGWLNYRNLEQALLLRARDRIETHSRQLATDLEYYAASATGDVTGFRSAVGLQGLIRARSAGGIDPVDGVSEKTWRDRIASRFAAELEAKPIYAMFRIIGLDDDGRELVRVDRAGPNDTVRIVPEEGLQKRSNRSYFPETIRLGPGQIYVSSLDLGRRNGLIEEVHRPTLRIATPIFADDGKRFGIFMINLDMRRAFERVRSSVLPGETIYVVNKQGDYLIHPDRSREFGALLGKPNNWKADFPHLASQAGTTQVSADIVPDQAARPGGIALAPALLAGVEWVGVVETAPNAVIMAPAASIRNTSLLVGGIAVLCAAVLALLIARSLTHPIVQLTEAVQGVASNKKIAIPVEARGETGVLARAFAQAIGEVNAKTAALQQEVQEHRRTVAARDHHAERERLFSAAVESSNDAIITTSLDGTITGWNSAAERLFGYSAAEATGENITLLVPEDRLPELQDALRRIGWGESIEASETVRLRKGGGRIEVALSISPIKSPSGATIGISKVARDITETNKTRQVLRRQTEELRRIFETSQDLIMVMDARGFLVQISPSSEAILGYRPEEMIGRSGEDFIHPDHLETSRKEMRAARRGQRPKMSDTRCIHKNGREVWLSWLGTWSEPARRFFFVGRDMTESRLAQEALRESERLARGIVDTALDAFVQIDEKGFIRDWNAQAENIFGWSRDEALGKNVFELMGQPDGHGPLKKALQSFLLSGNEAVRQPRRELEIRRRDGKKITAELSIAALRTRGGFVFNGFVRDLTDKIAAEERIRQAEKMEAMGQLTGGIAHDFNNILTVITGTIEILADAVKGEPQLAAITRMIDEAASRGADLTQHLLAFARKQPLEPKVTDVNTLIIDTAKLLQRTLGEHVEIESVFEDETCPAIVDPNQLATAILNLALNARDAMPDGGKLIIETGFVILDDNYARMHSDVRPGRYAMIGVSDTGAGIPAAMLDKVFNPFFTSKGPGKGTGLGLSMVYGFIKQSAGHIMIYSEEGHGTTIKMYLPPATGTLPAAEPALAQAVEGGRETILVVEDDKLVRDYVLAQLHSLGYVTLDAANATEALALVRIGHAFDLLFTDVIMPGINGRQLADEIAKVKPGLRVLFTSGYTENAIIHHGRLDEGVLLLAKPYRKSDMAIMIRKALAD
- a CDS encoding DUF1522 domain-containing protein — translated: MSGIVLSASVRQNLLSLQSTADLLATTQNRLATGKKVNTALDNPTNFFTAQSLDSRAGDINNLLDGIGNGVQVLQQANNGITSLQKLVDTAKSIANQALQSAVGYSTKSNVSTTITGATAADLRGTTSYTSATASSNVLYTGAAGGATAAASTTKLGGVSGAATGTAVNDNAAAAITTGTLIYGATAALTTQAATKFVDGDVLTVNGKTITFTSAATPAAAAVPAGSGVSGNVVNDGSGNSKVYLNAATTVGDVLQAIDLASGVRSAVNASGTATVTSPASGQTASSITAGAVKLQSSTGADLSVSGKADILNALGLTPATGSGTATVEATRTTDTNTLGSLLQTGSSLYVNGHTINFAAGATPAAANVPTGSGVSGNVVTDGSGNSTVYIQSATIADLLKAVDLATGVQTATNASGAATLATASGQVASSIASNGTLKLSTGTSQDLAITGTGNALSALGLGGNTGTDNAFTAARTSAAGGINGKTLTFSSFNSGTAVNVTFGDGTNGTVKTLDQLNTALQANNQIATLDSAGKLTISTANDYASSTLGSSVSGGAIGGTVTAVLSFTNAVAPVVDAQAQNTRATLVNQFNGILAQITSTAADASFNGVNLLSGDQLKLTFNETGKSTLNITGVNFDAAGLGLANLTSGVDFIDNAATNRVFADLSSASTQLRTQASTLGSNLSIVQIRQDFSKNLINVLQTGSSNLTLADTNEEAANSQALSTRQSIAVSALALANQSQQSVLQLLR
- a CDS encoding response regulator transcription factor codes for the protein MAEKVPSRGEIFVVDDDPAVRDTLSMVLTAGGYQVICFADGAALLAIARTRTPACILLDVHIPGKSGLDILRELHGEDYPAPIFMISGQGDIAMAVSAIKNGALDFIEKPFRGSEIVARLDEAIEAYARRQAENSASRIATLHFPGREPLTRREREVLEQFTAGASNKEAGRHLGISPRTIEDHRANIMKKLGARNAADLVRIVMTTQRQGQI
- a CDS encoding PilZ domain-containing protein, giving the protein MTEEGKGAERVTFSRGYDVCLMAIDGTWRRDCQLNAISDTDATLTVEGSIQGLNLKEFFLLLSSTGLAYRRCELVRVNGTEMDIRFLRGKHAKKRSGASSKAEEAMH
- a CDS encoding CheR family methyltransferase; protein product: MTPPDYEYLRKLLKDHSGLDLSADKQYLIESRLLPLSRKCGVPGIGELVQKMKGGSSTIIAQVVEAMTTNETFFFRDKVPFEHFRDTIMPELLKARAGRKSIRIWCAAGSTGQEPYSLAMSLKEMGATLAGWRVEIIATDLSTEVLEKSKSGVYSQFEVQRGLPIQLLVKYFKQNGELWQISPELRAMVQHRQLNLLHDFSQLGTFDVIFCRNVLIYFDQDTKINIFGRLAKAMEGDGFLVLGAAETVVGLTDVFKPFPDRRGLYRPNGARAASAQAATSMPKIAAMAGR
- the flbT gene encoding flagellar biosynthesis repressor FlbT; the encoded protein is MPLRVELKPFERIVIGETVLVNSGTRTSFLIDGDAPILRERDTITAETANTPAKRLYLCLQTMYLKNDIPRYRTAYQGFLRELRETNPGARVTIDAANAHVAAGALYKALKEIRKLVKREDELLAA
- a CDS encoding chemotaxis protein CheW codes for the protein MTTKTETIEGTVAEYVTAVIGGQLFGLPISRVQDVFMPERLTRVPLASSEIAGVLNLRGRIVTVVDMRARLGLPKNDDGKPPMAVGVDLRGESYGLLIDQIGEVLKLHDNGREENPVNLDPRMAKLAGGVHRLDGQLMVVLDVDRVLEIVPKTTLPA
- a CDS encoding hybrid sensor histidine kinase/response regulator — protein: MDDLLREFLTETSESLDTVDNQLVRFEQDPSDAKILDNIFRLVHTIKGTCGFLGLPRLEALAHAGETLMGKFRDGMPVKAEAVTLILSSIDRIKEILAGLEATETEPEGTDEDLIEQLHAMAEGAKHAAAEAPAQPAPVPVVAAPPVQPAMTAGTLVDQVLERPLRPGEVSLDDLERAFRETATEVAPAAPKPAPAAKQASPEPEAVPAAKEVKAKPARKPVAMDADVQEADKIANQSIRVNVDTLEHLMTMVSELVLTRNQLLEISRRNEDTEFKVPLQRLSNVTAELQEGVMKTRMQPIGNAWQKLPRIVRDLSGELGKQIELEMHGADTELDRQVLDLIKDPLTHMVRNSADHGLETPAERLASGKGEQGTIRLSAYHEGGHIIICIADNGRGLNTERIKAKALQNGLVTEAELEKMTEAQIHKFIFAPGFSTAAAVTSVSGRGVGMDVVRTNIDQIGGTIDIKSVAGEGSSVTIKIPLTLAIVSALIVEAAGDRFAIPQLSVVELVRARANSEHRIERIKDTAVLRLRNKLLPLMHLKKLLKIDDGSSSDPENGFIVVTQVGSQTFGIVVDGVFHTEEIVVKPMSTKLRHIDMFSGNTILGDGAVIMIIDPNGIAKALGASGASAHEMADEASAAHAIGGEQLTSLLVFRAGSSQPKAVPLGLVTRLEEIATDKIELSNGRYMVQYREQLMPLVQMKGVTVQTTGSQPILVFADDGRSMGLVVDEIIDIVEERLHIEVAGQQDGILGSAVIKGQATEVIDVGHFLPMAFADWFSRKEMRESSTARSVLLVDDSAFFRNMLAPVLKAAGYKVRVAVNAQEGLAALRSNQTYDVVLTDIEMPDMNGFEFAETIRADNNLSTMPIIALSSLVSPAAIERGRQAGFHDYVAKFDRPGLIAALKEQTAEVRNAA